From one Lycium ferocissimum isolate CSIRO_LF1 chromosome 7, AGI_CSIRO_Lferr_CH_V1, whole genome shotgun sequence genomic stretch:
- the LOC132064987 gene encoding putative lipid-transfer protein DIR1, giving the protein MEARQNLVIFAALLMVAAIGIEMATAEDMCGLSISDLMTCKPAVSGPKPLPPSANCCAALSKADLPCLCTFKNSPMLSIYKINPTLAMNLPSKCKLDSPNCAA; this is encoded by the coding sequence ATGGAAGCAAGGCAAAACCTTGTCATTTTTGCAGCACTACTGATGGTGGCAGCCATCGGAATCGAAATGGCCACTGCAGAGGACATGTGCGGCTTAAGCATTAGTGACTTAATGACTTGCAAACCAGCAGTATCTGGGCCTAAACCATTGCCACCATCTGCTAATTGTTGCGCTGCTTTAAGCAAAGCAGATTTGCCTTGCCTTTGCACTTTCAAAAACAGTCCAATGCTGTCTATTTACAAGATTAATCCCACTCTTGCTATGAACCTTCCCTCCAAATGCAAACTTGATTCTCCTAATTGCGCCGCTTAA